One genomic segment of Pandoraea thiooxydans includes these proteins:
- the nrdR gene encoding transcriptional regulator NrdR — MRCPFCRHDDTQVIDSREAEDGAAIRRRRKCPSCDKRFTTYERVELALPSVVKKDGSRADYDRAKVRASMQLAIRKRPVSAEALDAAIARIEYKLLAGGEREVVSQRIGELVMRELKRLDKIAYIRFASVYRSFEDVAEFRDVLEEIDSERPKRR; from the coding sequence ATGCGCTGCCCCTTCTGCCGTCACGATGACACCCAGGTCATCGACTCGCGCGAGGCCGAGGACGGCGCCGCCATCCGGCGGCGCCGCAAATGCCCCTCCTGCGACAAGCGCTTCACGACCTACGAACGGGTCGAACTGGCGCTGCCCTCGGTCGTCAAGAAAGACGGCAGCCGGGCCGACTACGATCGCGCCAAGGTGCGCGCCAGCATGCAGCTGGCGATTCGCAAGCGCCCCGTCAGCGCCGAAGCGCTCGACGCCGCCATCGCCCGCATCGAATACAAACTGCTGGCCGGCGGCGAGCGCGAAGTCGTCAGCCAGCGCATCGGCGAACTGGTGATGCGCGAGCTCAAGCGGCTCGACAAGATCGCCTACATCCGTTTCGCATCCGTCTACCGCAGTTTCGAAGACGTCGCCGAATTCCGCGACGTGCTCGAAGAGATCGACAGCGAGCGACCCAAGCGGCGCTGA
- the msrA gene encoding peptide-methionine (S)-S-oxide reductase MsrA, whose translation MLLKMAGAAVVLAGLLAWQGSVQSAENAVTIPAPAKDETVGSVHSETAVLAGGCFWGVQGVFQHVRGVTQAVSGYSGGAASTAQYETVSGGDTGHAESVRITYDPTKITYGRLLQIYFSVVQNPTELNYQGPDHGTQYRSAIFPQNAMQRSVAQAYIAQLDAAHVFPAPIVTRVETFKGFYPAEGYHQNFLTLHPDNPYIAYNDLPKIANLKQLFPHWYRSDPVLVSAAAR comes from the coding sequence ATGCTGTTGAAAATGGCCGGCGCCGCCGTCGTGCTGGCCGGCCTGCTGGCATGGCAAGGGTCGGTACAGTCGGCCGAGAATGCGGTCACCATTCCGGCCCCGGCCAAGGATGAAACCGTCGGCTCCGTGCATAGCGAGACAGCCGTGCTCGCCGGCGGCTGCTTCTGGGGCGTGCAAGGGGTCTTCCAGCACGTGCGCGGCGTCACGCAGGCGGTGTCGGGCTACTCGGGCGGCGCGGCCAGCACGGCCCAGTACGAAACGGTCAGCGGCGGCGACACCGGCCACGCCGAATCGGTGCGCATCACCTACGATCCGACCAAGATCACCTATGGGCGCCTGCTGCAGATCTATTTCTCGGTAGTGCAGAACCCGACCGAGCTCAACTACCAGGGGCCCGATCACGGTACCCAATACCGCTCGGCGATCTTTCCTCAAAACGCGATGCAGCGCAGCGTGGCGCAGGCGTATATCGCCCAGCTCGACGCCGCGCACGTATTCCCCGCGCCGATCGTCACGCGGGTGGAAACCTTCAAGGGCTTTTACCCTGCCGAGGGCTATCACCAAAACTTTTTGACGCTGCATCCTGACAACCCGTACATCGCCTATAACGATCTGCCGAAGATCGCCAACCTGAAACAGCTTTTCCCGCATTGGTATCGCAGCGATCCGGTGTTGGTGAGTGCGGCGGCTCGGTAA
- a CDS encoding cytochrome c biogenesis protein DipZ — MLLIVLAYLGGVLTILSPCILPVLPFVFSRADQPFARSGLPLLAGMVLTFAAVATLAAVGGGWVVAANQYGRWLALIMLGLFGMTLLVPRLAEHLTRPLVALGNRLSSAANASGQPGAKSSFLLGIATGLLWAPCAGPILGLVLTGAALHGASVGTTLLLLAYAAGAATSLAVALLLGSKVFAAMKRSLGAGEWIRRGLGAAMLGGVAAIALGLDTGALASVSTVATSGLEQALIHELSPAATHLAGPARDGAMMAAQAQPDSSMRMVRTAASVTTASVALPVEGQLPPLSGAVQWLNSPPLTAQDLRGKVLLLDVWTYSCINCLRTLPYVKAWAKKYRDQGLVVIGVHAPEFAFERNVANVKRAVHELGIDYPVAIDNHYAIWRALHNEYWPAEYLVDAQGRIRHHHFGEGEYAQTEHAIQQLLAEAGHRNVATGLVGTPDKGVQMAPDNADLQSPETYIGYQRAERFASAGGQTRNLPQQYTAPARPALNQWGLAGTWQVGGAHATLDGATGRIVYRFHARDLNLVLGPAKDGKPVRFRVSIDGAPPGAAHGVDVDAKGDGTITEQRLYQLVRQDKTVTDRTFAIEFLDPGVQAYAFTFG, encoded by the coding sequence ATGCTACTCATTGTGCTCGCTTATCTCGGCGGCGTGCTGACGATTCTGAGTCCATGCATCCTGCCCGTGCTGCCGTTCGTGTTCTCGCGCGCGGACCAGCCTTTCGCGCGCAGCGGCCTGCCGCTGCTGGCCGGTATGGTGCTGACGTTCGCCGCGGTCGCTACCCTGGCGGCCGTCGGCGGCGGCTGGGTGGTCGCCGCCAACCAATACGGGCGCTGGCTGGCGTTGATCATGCTGGGTTTGTTCGGGATGACGCTGCTGGTGCCCCGCCTGGCCGAGCATCTGACGCGCCCGCTGGTCGCACTTGGCAATCGCTTGTCGAGCGCCGCCAACGCCAGCGGGCAACCCGGCGCCAAATCGTCGTTCCTGCTCGGCATTGCGACCGGGCTGCTGTGGGCGCCGTGTGCCGGACCGATTCTCGGGCTGGTACTGACCGGCGCCGCACTGCACGGCGCCAGCGTGGGCACTACGCTGTTGCTGCTGGCGTATGCCGCGGGCGCCGCCACGTCGCTGGCGGTGGCGCTGCTGCTCGGCAGCAAGGTGTTCGCCGCCATGAAACGCTCGCTGGGCGCCGGCGAATGGATTCGGCGCGGACTCGGCGCGGCGATGCTCGGCGGCGTGGCGGCCATCGCTCTTGGGCTCGACACCGGCGCCTTGGCCAGCGTCTCGACGGTAGCCACCAGCGGTCTCGAGCAAGCATTGATCCACGAGCTTTCTCCCGCGGCGACGCACCTTGCCGGCCCGGCCCGGGACGGCGCGATGATGGCCGCGCAGGCGCAACCGGATTCGTCGATGCGCATGGTGCGCACGGCTGCTTCGGTCACGACGGCCAGCGTCGCGCTGCCGGTCGAGGGGCAATTGCCGCCGCTGTCGGGCGCCGTGCAGTGGCTCAATTCGCCGCCGCTGACCGCGCAGGATCTGCGCGGCAAGGTGTTGCTGCTCGATGTGTGGACCTATTCGTGCATCAATTGCCTGCGCACGTTGCCGTATGTGAAGGCGTGGGCGAAAAAGTATCGTGACCAGGGGCTGGTGGTCATCGGCGTGCATGCGCCGGAGTTCGCGTTCGAGCGCAACGTGGCGAACGTCAAGCGCGCGGTGCACGAGCTGGGCATCGATTACCCGGTCGCGATCGACAATCACTATGCGATCTGGCGCGCGCTGCACAACGAGTACTGGCCGGCGGAGTATCTCGTCGACGCGCAGGGCCGAATTCGCCATCATCACTTCGGCGAGGGTGAATACGCGCAGACCGAACACGCGATTCAGCAACTGCTGGCCGAGGCGGGCCATCGAAACGTCGCAACCGGCCTGGTCGGCACGCCCGATAAAGGCGTGCAAATGGCGCCCGACAATGCCGATCTGCAATCGCCCGAGACTTATATCGGCTACCAGCGCGCCGAGCGGTTTGCGTCTGCGGGCGGCCAGACACGCAATTTGCCGCAGCAATATACGGCCCCGGCGCGGCCGGCGCTCAATCAGTGGGGCCTGGCGGGCACCTGGCAGGTGGGCGGCGCCCATGCCACGCTCGACGGCGCGACGGGCCGCATCGTGTACCGCTTTCATGCGCGCGACCTGAATCTCGTGCTCGGACCGGCCAAGGACGGCAAGCCGGTACGCTTTCGCGTGAGCATCGACGGCGCGCCGCCGGGCGCTGCGCACGGGGTCGATGTCGACGCCAAGGGCGACGGCACGATTACCGAACAGCGGCTATATCAATTGGTTCGGCAGGACAAGACCGTGACCGACCGCACCTTTGCAATTGAATTTCTGGATCCGGGCGTTCAAGCGTACGCTTTTACTTTCGGATGA
- the msrB gene encoding peptide-methionine (R)-S-oxide reductase MsrB gives MPSRRGFLLTGGAAAAAMAAVLAGRRGLHAAPADAAAPHETFEVTHTDAQWRQLLGPERYAVLREDATERPYSSPLNNEHRAGIFSCAGCQLPLYSSHTKFDSHTGWPSFWAPLPHAVATRDDLSFGMARTEVHCRRCGGHLGHVFDDGPKPTGLRYCMNGLALRFTPKAA, from the coding sequence ATGCCATCCCGCCGCGGTTTTCTTCTCACCGGCGGCGCCGCTGCGGCCGCCATGGCGGCCGTACTGGCCGGCCGGCGCGGGTTGCATGCCGCGCCGGCCGATGCTGCGGCGCCACACGAGACGTTCGAGGTGACGCACACCGACGCACAGTGGCGCCAGTTGCTCGGCCCCGAGCGTTACGCGGTACTGCGCGAGGACGCCACCGAGCGCCCCTACAGCAGTCCCCTGAACAATGAGCATCGTGCCGGCATTTTCTCGTGTGCCGGATGCCAGTTGCCGCTGTATTCGTCGCACACGAAATTCGACAGTCATACCGGCTGGCCGAGCTTCTGGGCGCCGCTGCCGCACGCGGTGGCCACCCGCGACGATCTGTCGTTCGGCATGGCGCGCACGGAGGTGCATTGCCGGCGCTGCGGCGGTCACCTGGGTCACGTGTTCGACGACGGCCCGAAGCCGACCGGACTGCGCTATTGCATGAATGGGCTGGCACTGCGCTTCACACCCAAGGCCGCCTGA